The stretch of DNA AGAAGACCAATGATGGCCTGCGTATTGGAGCCTTGGAGCGCATGAGCGATGTGGGTGAAAACCCCATTGTGTTGCAGCAGTATCCGGCTATTTCTGAGTCATTACTGCTGGCGGCTTCGCCGCAGTTGCGCAATATGGCCAGCATGGGCGGTAACATTCTGCAACGGACACGCTGCGGCTATTTCCGCGACCCAGCTTTTCCGTGCAACAAGCGAGTGCCGGGTTCTGGTTGCCCGGCTTTGCAGGGGGATAACCATAATCTGGCTATCCTAGGCACCAGCGATGCGTGCATTGCCACCTCTTACCCCGGCGACTTATCTGTGGCGTTGGTAGCCTTTGATGCCGTGCTCACCCTGGAAAACGCCAAAGGCAAGCAGCGGCGCGTACCCATCACGGAGTTTTATCTGTTGCCGGGCAATACTCCGCACAAGGAAACCGTGCTAGAGCCTGGGGAGCTAATTGTATCCATTACGGTGCCCGCGGCGGCTTATACCCAGCGCTCTACCTACCTCAAAGTACGGGAGCGGTCCAGCTATGCGTACGCGCTGGCCTCGGCGGCGGTAGGGTTAGACGTGCAAGGTGGCAACATCCGGGCGGCCAGGGTGGCTTTGGGAGGTGTAGGCGCCCAGCCCTGGCGCTCCCGCGAAGCCGAACAAGTGCTTACGGGGGCTCCGGCCACGGAGGCCACCTTCAGGGCAGCGGCGGCAGTAGCACTGCGGGGCGCTCAGCCCCGGGAGCATAACCGCTTTAAAGTAGAGTTAGCACAGAATACGCTGGTGCAGGCTCTGCAAAAAGTAGCTGGCTAGTGCCGGTAACCAGTCCAGCTAAAACGGCCAGGCACAGCAGGAGCCGGGCTCAGTGCCCGCCGCTCCAGAGCTATATCTACCAAGAAGTAATTTCCCCATGGATAACGAACCAGCATTCTTTGAAACCAACCCTAAAGCCGGCTCGGTAGGGCAGCCCCTAGACCGCGTAGATGGTCGGGCGAAAGTGACTGGCCAGGCAAAATATTCTGCGGAGTACAACAGCCTGCCTGGCTTGGTACACGCGGTGCTCAAGACCAGTGACGTAGCCAAGGGCCGTATCCAGAGCATTGATATAAGCGCCGCGCAGAAAGAGCCAGGGGTACTGGCTATTCTGACTCATCAGAACATACCTCAGCTTGCCAAAACGCCCAACAGCCCGGAGGGTAAGAAAGCAATTGGAGCGCCAATGGGTTTCCTACCCCTGACCTCCGACCAGGTGCATTATGCCGGGCAACCCGTTGCCGTTATTGTGGCCGATACTTTGGAGCGCGCTCAGCATGCCGCAGCGCTGGTACGAGTACAGATGGCCGCTGAGAAGCCCCTGGCCTCGTATGAAGACCTCCGAGCGGAGCTATTTGACCCGCAGAAAGTGCAGGATGGCAAAACCGATGGGCATACCGTGCGCGGGAACCCTAAGGCGGCTTTTGCTGCCGCTCCCGTGCAGCTCACGCACACCTATACGCACGCCATCAACCACCACAATCCTATGGAGCCTGGCGCTACCACGGCCCACTGGGAAGCCCCTGACCGCCTCACGGTGTACGAGTCTACCCAAGGCGTGACCCGAACGCAGAAGGCCCTGAGCACCATGCTAGGCCTGGCGGCTGAACAGGTGCGGGTGGTTACCAAATACTTGGGGGGCGGGTTTGGCTGCAAAGGCTCTACCTGGCCCCACACGGTGCTTACCGTGCAAGCTGCCCGCGCTGTGGGCCGGCCCGTTAAACTCTCGCTCACGCGCCCACAGATGTTTACCAGCATGGGCCATCGCGAAGACCAAACCCAAACCCTGAAAGTTGGGGCAACCAAGGAGGGCAAGCTACTGGCCATTATTCACGAGAAAACCTCCACCACCTCACCTTGGGACAATTACGCCGAGCCAAACAGCCGCATCATTAATCTGCTGTACAGCTGCCCCACATTTGAGGCTACCTATCAGCTGGCCCGTGCCAACGTGATGACCTCTACGTTTATGCGGGCTCCTGGCGAGGCGCCCGGCTCGTTCGCCATTGAGTGCTCCATGGATGATCTGGCCTATCAGGTGGGTATCGATCCACTGGAAATCCGGCTGTTGAACTACGCCGATAAGGATTACAGCAACAACAAGCCGTGGTCGAGCAAAAGCCTGAAGCAATGCTACGCCCGTGGGGCCGAGCTGTTTGGCTGGAGCAAGCGCAACCCCAAGGCCGGTGCCACCCGCGACGGCAATCTGCTGGTGGGCTGGGGCATGGCTACGGCCAGCTACCCCGTGCACAACAACCAAGGCACGGCGAGGGTGCGCCTCTACGCCGATGGGCACGCCCTGGTGCAAACCGGCGCCACCGATTTGGGTACGGGCACCTACACTGTGATGACTCAGGTAGCCGCTGATGCGCTGTGGCTCACCCCTGATAAGGTGCGGTTCGAGCTCGGCGACACCAAGCTACCCACGGCCCCTAACTCCGGGGGCTCAGTGGCCGCGGGCACCGTATCATCCTCTATCTACGTGGCGGCTCAGGATGTGTGGCAGAAGCTGATAAAGCTGGCCGTTCAGGATAAGAAGTCGCCGCTGTTCCGGGCTAAGCCCACTGATGTAGTAGTGGAAAACGGCCGCCTGGTGCTCAAGGCCAATAAGGCAAAGGGGGAAGACTACGCAACCCTGATGAAACGCAATGAAACCCCCGATATAGAAGGCAGCGGCCACGGCAAGTACGGAGCCGGCTATGAGTCGGGGCGGGCTGCAGGCCCCGCCGACTCCGGCCACCAGGACGACATGGCGGGTCACTCAATGCATTCTTTTGGCGCGCACTTCTGCGAAGTGAAGGTTAACCCTGAGTTGGGCACTGTGCGCGTAACCCGCTGGGTGAGCGTGCACGCAGCCGGCCGTATTCTGAACGCTAAAACGGCGCGGAGCCAAATCATTGGCGGCAGCATATTTGGGATAGGGTGTGCCCTGATGGAGAGAACGGTGCGCGATGAAAACTTTGCGCGTTACACCAACTCCAACCTCGCCGACTACCACATTCCCGTCAATGCCGATATTCCGGATATGCAGGTGGAGTTTATTGAGGAGCATGACCCTTTCATCAACGCTATGGGCGTGAAAGGCATAGGAGAGATTTCTATGGTCGGCGTAGCCGCTGCCGTAGCCAATGCCGTATTCCATGCCACCGGTAAGCGAGTACGGAGCCTGCCTATCACTCCTGATAAAATATTGGGCGCCACGCCGGTATAGGCCACTTGGTGAGTGATGCTGCAAGACGATTATACTGAGTACAGTTGCCGCAACTCTGCAGTAAACCAGCGTAGTTGTGGCAACTGCACTCAGTAGTATGTTATGGCGCCTTGGAGTTAGAGTCTATAGGTTTATAATGCCTTTAAAAGTAAACTGGTAGCCTTGCACGGCACTTTTGCGTACACAACTGCCGAGGCAAGCCACTGCTTATCATGACTGAATTACAACGACTTTTACTGGCTTACGACGAACATCGCGCCGCAAACCGCGCCTGCGCATTAGCCTCGGTGGTAGATGTGGCGGGCTCGGCGTACCGTAGGCCCGGCGCCCGCATGCTGGTAACGGAAGACGGCCAGCTTACGGGCGCTATCAGCGGGGGCTGCCTGGAAGGCGATGCACGTAGAAGAGCCCGGCAAACCATTCAGCGGGGTAAGCCCACTATCGTAACCTACGACTCCACTGACCCCGACGACGATTTGCAGTTTGGAGCCGCATTGGGTTGCCAGGGTATAGTGCAGATCCTATTGGAACCCCTTGACTTCCAAAACGCTGATAATCCACTGGAACTGCTGCGGCGCTGGGCCGAGGGAGTAGAGGCACCGGCCGTTGTGGCCACCGTGTTCAGCCTGACTGGCAGTACCTCACCGGCAAGAGTGGGGGAGCGGTTACTGCTGACTTCTGATGGTAACGTGCAAGGTGGCCTAGCAGCGGGTACTGCTTTACACGATGCCATCTTGACCGATGCTCAAGCTGCTCTGGCAGCTGGCCAACCCGCCACACGGCAGTATGCGGCCGGAGAGGTTACCGTGCGCGTGTGCCTAGAAATTTTGCGGC from Hymenobacter taeanensis encodes:
- a CDS encoding FAD binding domain-containing protein — protein: MNNFAYQQASKAKEATSVVRDDKQAAYIAGGTTLLDLMKANIEEHSQLVDINLLPFKGIEKTNDGLRIGALERMSDVGENPIVLQQYPAISESLLLAASPQLRNMASMGGNILQRTRCGYFRDPAFPCNKRVPGSGCPALQGDNHNLAILGTSDACIATSYPGDLSVALVAFDAVLTLENAKGKQRRVPITEFYLLPGNTPHKETVLEPGELIVSITVPAAAYTQRSTYLKVRERSSYAYALASAAVGLDVQGGNIRAARVALGGVGAQPWRSREAEQVLTGAPATEATFRAAAAVALRGAQPREHNRFKVELAQNTLVQALQKVAG
- a CDS encoding xanthine dehydrogenase family protein molybdopterin-binding subunit, whose amino-acid sequence is MDNEPAFFETNPKAGSVGQPLDRVDGRAKVTGQAKYSAEYNSLPGLVHAVLKTSDVAKGRIQSIDISAAQKEPGVLAILTHQNIPQLAKTPNSPEGKKAIGAPMGFLPLTSDQVHYAGQPVAVIVADTLERAQHAAALVRVQMAAEKPLASYEDLRAELFDPQKVQDGKTDGHTVRGNPKAAFAAAPVQLTHTYTHAINHHNPMEPGATTAHWEAPDRLTVYESTQGVTRTQKALSTMLGLAAEQVRVVTKYLGGGFGCKGSTWPHTVLTVQAARAVGRPVKLSLTRPQMFTSMGHREDQTQTLKVGATKEGKLLAIIHEKTSTTSPWDNYAEPNSRIINLLYSCPTFEATYQLARANVMTSTFMRAPGEAPGSFAIECSMDDLAYQVGIDPLEIRLLNYADKDYSNNKPWSSKSLKQCYARGAELFGWSKRNPKAGATRDGNLLVGWGMATASYPVHNNQGTARVRLYADGHALVQTGATDLGTGTYTVMTQVAADALWLTPDKVRFELGDTKLPTAPNSGGSVAAGTVSSSIYVAAQDVWQKLIKLAVQDKKSPLFRAKPTDVVVENGRLVLKANKAKGEDYATLMKRNETPDIEGSGHGKYGAGYESGRAAGPADSGHQDDMAGHSMHSFGAHFCEVKVNPELGTVRVTRWVSVHAAGRILNAKTARSQIIGGSIFGIGCALMERTVRDENFARYTNSNLADYHIPVNADIPDMQVEFIEEHDPFINAMGVKGIGEISMVGVAAAVANAVFHATGKRVRSLPITPDKILGATPV
- a CDS encoding XdhC family protein, whose amino-acid sequence is MTELQRLLLAYDEHRAANRACALASVVDVAGSAYRRPGARMLVTEDGQLTGAISGGCLEGDARRRARQTIQRGKPTIVTYDSTDPDDDLQFGAALGCQGIVQILLEPLDFQNADNPLELLRRWAEGVEAPAVVATVFSLTGSTSPARVGERLLLTSDGNVQGGLAAGTALHDAILTDAQAALAAGQPATRQYAAGEVTVRVCLEILRPPVRLTIYGAGNDVQPVVRLASGLGWRVQVQDGRPAQAALARFPEAEVVQVVPLAQVSAEPHNRSFALLMTHNYYYDLAVLRHLLDAPTQYIGLLGPRKKYDRLLMDLTKEVPDAAQRLQGRLYSPIGLNLGAETPEEIALSIIAEIQAVLTGRPAGFLRDSPHPIHPTLHADGPLEAIGRVDATCEL